One Cucumis sativus cultivar 9930 chromosome 1, Cucumber_9930_V3, whole genome shotgun sequence DNA segment encodes these proteins:
- the LOC101206783 gene encoding probable aspartyl protease At4g16563, which yields MPSISSISTATKFLSLFLLLVHVSTQTLATNPKTNFPKDSLVLGLVHSRTSLLTPKKGYNFISKKRMKAMDQTDGDDNVIEPLREIRDGYLMSLSIGTPPQVVQVYMDTGSDLTWVPCGNLSFDCQDCEEYQNNISGPRLAAFLPTHSSTSIRDTCGSSFCMDIHSSDNPFDPCTIAGCSLASLVKGTCPRPCPSFAYTYGASGVVTGSLTRDVLFTHGNYNNNNNNNKQIPRFCFGCVGATYREPIGIAGFGRGLLSLPFQLGFSHKGFSHCFLPFKFSNNPNFSSPLILGNLAISSKDENLQFTPLLKSPMYPNYYYIGLESITIGNGDNNFRFGVSFKLREIDTKGNGGMLIDSGTTYTHLPEPLYSQLISNLELVIGYPRAKQVELNTGFDLCYKVPCKNNNSSFVDDAQLPSITFHFLNNVSVVLPQGNNFYAMAAPINSTVVKCLLYQSMDGVGDDNDSDDNGPAGIFGSFQQQNIEVVYDLEKERLGFQPMDCVSVAAKQGLHKNVRRNES from the coding sequence atgCCTTCGATATCATCAATCTCCACTGCAACAAAATTCTTGAGCCTATTCCTTCTTCTTGTACATGTCTCAACACAAACCCTAGCAACAAACCCTAAAACCAATTTCCCCAAAGATTCTCTAGTTCTTGGTCTTGTTCATTCAAGAACATCCCTCCTTACACCCAAAAAAGGctataatttcatttcaaagaAGAGAATGAAGGCAATGGATCAGACGGATGGTGATGATAATGTGATAGAGCCATTGAGAGAAATTAGGGATGGTTATTTAATGTCCTTATCAATAGGGACACCCCCACAAGTTGTTCAAGTGTATATGGACACTGGAAGTGATCTCACGTGGGTTCCTTGTGGTAACCTCTCTTTTGATTGTCAAGATTGTGAGGAGTATCAAAACAATATTTCTGGCCCAAGATTGGCCGCCTTTTTGCCTACTCATTCTTCTACTTCTATTCGAGACACGTGTGGTAGTTCCTTTTGTATGGATATTCATAGCTCTGATAACCCTTTTGATCCTTGCACAATTGCTGGTTGTTCCTTAGCTAGCCTTGTGAAGGGCACTTGCCCTAGACCTTGCCCTTCTTTTGCTTATACTTATGGAGCAAGTGGGGTTGTAACTGGAAGTTTAACAAGAGATGTTCTTTTTACGCAtggaaattataataacaataataacaataataagcAAATCCCTAGGTTTTGTTTTGGATGTGTTGGAGCAACTTATAGAGAGCCAATTGGGATTGCTGGTTTTGGAAGAGGCTTactttctcttccttttcaattaGGGTTTTCTCATAAGGGGTTTTCTCATTGctttttaccttttaaattctcaaataaCCCTAATTTCTCAAGCCCTTTGATTCTTGGTAATCTTGccatttcttcaaaagatgaaaatttgcAATTTACCCCTTTGTTGAAAAGTCCAATGTACCCTAACTATTACTATATTGGGCTTGAGTCAATTACCATTGGGAATGGGgataataattttagatttggGGTTTCTTTTAAATTGAGAGAGATTGATACAAAGGGTAATGGAGGGATGTTGATTGATTCTGGTACTACTTATACTCATTTACCTGAACCATTGTATTCACAACTTATTTCTAATCTTGAATTAGTGATAGGTTATCCAAGAGCCAAGCAAGTTGAACTCAATACTGGGTTTGATCTTTGTTATAAAGTTCCTTGTAAAAACAacaattcttcttttgttgatgACGCTCAACTCCCTTCTATAACATTCcattttttgaataatgtcAGTGTTGTTTTGCCTCAAGGCAATAACTTCTATGCCATGGCTGCTCCAATTAACTCCACTGTGGTTAAATGTTTGTTGTATCAAAGCATGGACGGTGTTGGTGACGATAACGACAGTGACGACAATGGGCCGGCGGGTATTTTCGGAAGCTTTCAACAGCAAAATATAGAGGTCGTTTATGATTTGGAGAAGGAAAGATTAGGGTTTCAACCAATGGATTGTGTTTCTGTTGCTGCCAAACAGGGACTTCACAAGAATGTTAGAAGGAATGAAAGTTGA
- the LOC101220604 gene encoding TLC domain-containing protein 4-B, whose amino-acid sequence MAMSLKTVMAIKSYQSQADALVKNYLLADHFVPFTSVLGGMLACKLVYDLTQLVSNFYFKSYLGLTKIQRVEWNNRGMSTFHAIYISIMSLYFVFWSDLFSDQRHPGLVTFQSSTLSTFILGISVGYFLADLGLIVWLYPSLGGMEYVVHHTLSGLAVAYSVFSGEGQLYTYMVLISEITTPEINMRWYLDTAGMKRSCAYLINGIVIFFAWLIARILLFGYTFYHVYLHYDQVIKMHVIGYLLVFGVPTVLGMMNLMWFAKIVKGLMKTISKR is encoded by the exons ATGGCAATGTCTTTGAAGACTGTAATGGCTATCAAATCTTACCAAAGTCAAGCTGATGCATTAGTAAAGAACTATTTATTAGCAGACCATTTTGTCCCATTCACTTCTGTACTTGGAGGGATGCTTGCTTGTAAATTG GTTTATGATCTCACTCAATTAGTtagcaatttttattttaaaagttatctTGGTCTTACAAAAATTCAACGAGTCGAGTGGAATAACCG CGGCATGTCCACTTTTCATGCAATCTATATCTCAATCATGTCATTGTACTTCGTTTTCTGGTCAGATCTCTTCTCTGACCAGCGTCATCCTGGCCTTGTTACCTTTCAAAGTTCAACATTGTCTACTTTCATATTGGGG ATTTCAGTTGGGTACTTCCTGGCAGATCTTGGATTGATTGTTTGGCTGTATCCTTCCTTAGGTGGGATGGAGTAT GTTGTCCACCACACTCTTTCCGGACTAGCAGTGGCATACTCTGTTTTTTCTGGAGAAGGGCAACTCTATACTTATATGGTTCTCATTTCAGAGATTACAACTCCTGAGATTAATATGAGATG GTATCTTGATACTGCTGGTATGAAGAGGTCCTGTGCATATTTGATTAATGgtattgtaatattttttgcaTGGCTG ATTGCTCGCATACTGCTGTTTGGATACACATTCTATCACGTTTACTTGCACTATGATCAG GTAATTAAGATGCATGTAATTGGATATCTTTTGGTATTTGGAGTGCCAACAGTGCTAGGTATGATGAACTTGATGTGGTTTGCAAAGATTGTCAAGGGATTAATGAAAACTATATCAAAGAGGTGA